Within Desulfolithobacter dissulfuricans, the genomic segment GGTGTTGCCCAGGCAGTGCCTGCAGGTAACGATATGGTTTGCCGGTGAGCCCTGAACGACTTTCCTGCCCTTGAGGTAAAATCGTTCAGTTCTGTCGCCACCGTTTGCTGTTTCGTAAAACAGTGTTTCCCTGTGGAATGATCGGGGCGGGAAGGTGCAGATCCCAAGGCGCAGCGAGGTGGGCCTGAGATCTCTGGCATACATGTCGTAGCGGATTGTCAGACTGTTTTCGCCCAGGTACAGTGATTTGAAGACTGTGAGGCCCGGCAGTTCCATTGGTAGCTTGTTTCTCACCAGGACGAAATTTTCCTGGTCGGTTATCTCAAGTTTCGGGACCTTTACCGAGAGATCGGTGTACTGCCGCCCGTCCTGGGTAAGCAGCATGATGTGGCCAGTATAGAAATCTGATGCCAGCGATATATCGGGGAAGTACCCATGGGGGATGGTTCCAAGAAGTGGGTGGGGCCCGCATTGACGACAGGTGAACGTTTCTATGGCCATGCCCCGGTTTTTCAGGATGGTCAGCGACGTTCCGCCCTTTTCAAGAGAGATCTTGCGCCCGCTCTTTCCCGAGATACAGGTCAACAAGGGTGGGGAGGACGACCCCTCGATACGGCAATTTCTTCCTGAATCCTCCCTGGCACCGGCCAGAAAAAGCGCTGCTCCCATTCTGTTTCTGAAGTTCTCTATCTTTTCATCGGTCGTGTGGGTCCGGAAATCGCTGCCCCAGAGGCTGACCAGTTCTTTTTGCAGGAAATCAAGCCGCCCGGGCGGGCAGGTGGTGGCGGACTCATGCTTGCTGATGGCGGCAAAAAGTCTGTAACACTGAGTATTCATTCTCGCGGAAGCCCGTCCGGTTACCGCCCATCGGGTGACGTTGTATTTATCCTGTTTCTTGGTCCGGACAGGGTAGGAGGGGGTGCATACCCGTTCAATTTCAGGCAGGGAAGCGGTTCTGGCCCTGGCGAGGGCCTGGGACGGCAACAGGATGGATGCTTTCCCCTTTGTTGTCAGCCCGGCAAGCAGGTTGTGGAGTTTTTTGAAATGTCCCCTGTCGGCCGTCCATGTTTCCAGGGTCCCGGGATGGTAATCGAAAACCTCGGCATCGGATGCATAGAGAGAAAAGAGAGGGTTGGCCACGGATGAGCTGTTCGCTCTGCCCTGACAGGCATTGATGAAATCTTCCCATTCCTCTTCATCCAGCTCTCCCCAGACCGTTCTCTGCAGTTTTTGAAAGGAGATGCAGTCACTCCACAGGAAAATCAGCCCGGTCCCGGCGTGGATTACGGGCTGGTAACGCCAGCTTTCCGGCCAGGAGTGCTCTTTCCTGGCATTCATCCAGTCAAAGATGATGGCTTCGTAGCCGGCCTCCCGGTACAGGCCGGCCAGGCTGTCCGAATAACACTGTTCATTGACAAGGGCTGTTTTTGGTCTGGTCCCGAGTATTTTTTCGTATGTTTCGATGCCGTATTTCAGATTCCAGCGATTGACCCTGGCTGGGATCAACGGGAAGATGGCCTGTGAGTAACTCGAACCGATCAGCTCGGCCCGCCCGCTTGCAAGCAGCGTCCCAAGCCTGGTGATGTACGATGGCTGCAGGTCGGCGATGAGTTCAAGGGTCTCCCCGGTGTATTCCAGACCCAGCGGGATGCCGTTTTCCGCAATATCCAGCAGTCGACCGTACACATTATCTACCAAGTACCGGTAGTGTTTTGTGGGAATCGACGAAAAGGCGAGATTGTGATGGAAGATAAGGAAAAAGTTCATGGAGTGCTGGTGACTATTTTGATCGTCCGGTACACCCAGTCGGCATGGTCTTCCGCTTCTTCTCTTGTATTTGCGCATATAACAAAGACCCCGAACCTGTCGGCATGGCTCTGTACCGGTGGAACCCGGTCTCCGGGCTGATACCAGAATTCCAGTTTATGCAGCCATGGCTGTCGTCGGACATTCTCCGCTCCCTCTATGCGGATCAGAGTCCCGGGCTCGGGGAAAAAATACCTATTGACCACCCCTTTCTGGAACCGGGGCCTAAGTAAATCCAGGTCCGGTTCGCGTCCGATAGCGATATTGATGGCTGCCACAACGATATTGACGCCGCAGCCCAGCGGGATGAGGCTTTCGGAAAAATCACCGCCTGAGAGGCGGGTGGCCATTTCTATCATTCTGGGACCTTCCGGGGTGAGGACCACATCACCTTTGACCACGCCGTTTTCGACCCCGAGAGCTAAAGCCGCCTGCTCCACCAGCCGTTCAACAGCCTGTCGTTGTCCGGAGGTGACACGGCTGGGAACCCAGCCGCCGTTTTCAATGATATTGGGCGCATAACGGTGCAGCATTTCATAGTTACGGTCAGCAAAGCCAGGTGTATGGGCCCTGCCCTGCCACATAACTGTTTCCGTGCTGATCTGCAGGCCGGGCAGAAACTCCTCTACCATGACCTGTCCCGTGAAAGAGAGGGCCCGGGACTGCTCGTACAGTACCTTGAGATCGCAGCCCCGGTTCAGATAGAATACCCCCCGGGCTCCGGAACGATCCACCGGTTTGAGAACCAGCGGATATCCCTGCTGCTCGACCGTCTGGATCAACTCATCGAGGCTGTGGATGGCCCGAAACCAGGGAACGGGTACGCCGTGATCGGCGAAACAGCGCTTCATCAGGTACTTGTTGGTCGACAGCTTTGCCGACCTCATGGGGATGTGCGGGGTGCCGAGATACGATGCAAGTTCACAGACAACCTGCGGAATATCGCTTCCCATGACAAGCACTCCGGCGATGGGACCCTTATCCCGCTGATATCGATCGATCAGTCTTTTCAGTGCCGGAATGTCCGTGGTGCTGATCTGCGCATGGTCGTCAGCGAGCTTGAAACCGGGAGACGTTGCCTGTCTGTCCACCACCAGCACCCGTAACCCCATGCTTCGGGCCGTTCGGATAGCAAAGATCTGGTCCGCACTGGCTCCCAGCAGAAGAATGGTCTGCCGGGCCTGTTGTTCCTTCTCAGCCAAGGTAGGCCCCTCCGCTGACGCTGATCACCTGACCGGTGATATAGTTCTGTTCGTCAGAGGCCAGCAGGATGCAGGTGCTGGACACGTCCTGCAGCTGACCGGGCCTTTTCACCAGGGTCATGTCGATTATCTTCTGTCCGGCGGGGCTGGCCAGCTCGTCCGCTGTCTGATCGGTCCACATGATGCCCGGGGCCACTGCATTCACCAGAATATTATGTTCGGCACCATAACGGGCGATCACCTTGGTGAGGCTGTTGAGTCCGGCCTTGGAAACGGCATAATGAACGGTCTTGGGCCCGTGGTATTGGCCGGCAACAGAGGAAATGTTGATGATTCGGCCGCTTTGTTGCCTCTTCATGTAGGGAAAAACTTCCTGGCTGCAGATGAAAGGCCCCTTGAGGTTGACTTCCATGATCCGGTCCCAGTCTTCATCGGTCGCCTCTTCAAACCAGCCCCGCCTGTTGATCCCGGCATTGTTGACCAGTATATCTATCCGGCCAAACTCATCTATCGCCCTGCAAAACATCTCTCTGACTTCCGGCCGTCGGGATATGTCGGCCCGGATAGCCATGGCCCGGCTTCCGGCTGCCTCTATTGTCTTTACGGTCTCGTCGGCGAGATCGACCCGGGATATATAGTTGACGACTATGCGACATCCTTCCCTGGCAAAGGCCAGAGCGATCTCCCTGCCGATTCCGCGGGATCCACCTGTAATGACGGCGACCTTGTCTTTCAGGCGCATATTTTCCTCCACCTGGTTTATCCTTGAAAGAATTCGAATTCCTTTCTGAATGTCTCGAAATAATGTTTCAGGGTGGTCCGTGAAACATTTTCCTCGTTGAGATAAATGGCCTTCTCAAGATCAAAGGACTCCTTCTTCAGGTAATCGATATTGAGTCGGCTCCAGTCCATATCTTCGCTGACCAGTCCTTTCTGCATGGCCAGATCCCAGTAAGGCGTGCCGGGGATGGGCATGGTGAGATAAAACCCGTGGATCTTTAGCACCCCCTTGTTCCTTTTCAGGAACTGGTAGGTCAGCTCCAGGTCCTCTTCCGTCTCCCCCGGGCTGCCGAAAATAAAGGAAGCGCGTACGTCCAGACCCAGTTCCCGGCACAGATTTATACAGCGCTGATGATGGGCAACCGAGGCATGCGGGCCCTTGATCTCCTTGAGTAATCGGTCTGATCCTGTTTCTCCTCCGAATTTTATGGAAGTGAAACCCATCTCCCTGGCCATGAGGAGGATGTCTCTGGAGGCAAGGTTGGAGGAGATGAAGCTGTCGAACCGAAACTGATCGGAGAGTCCTTCGGTTCGCATCATCGTCACGATCTCGCGAACCCTTTTAGGATCGGCAAAAAACAGGTCATCGAGGAGATGGATGCTTGTGGCATCATAGGTTTTCTGCAGATATTTCAATTCCTGGACAAAGTAGGCTGCACTGTGTGGCCGGAATTTTCTCCAGTGTCGGGACGATGCACAGAACTTGCATCGATAGATACAGCCCCGGGAAGAGAACTGAAAGATATTTTTCGCTCCGGGCGAGATATTCCGCTTGGGATATGGCAACAGGTCTATGGAAGATAACGGTTCAACGGGCTCGGTGATTTTGACGGTTCCTGATTCGTCATGATAACAGATTCCCGGAATGTGGCGGAGACTGGATGGGGAAAATGCGCCCTCGTCTTGCAGGAGCCTCACAAGGTTGAGGAACGTCGTTTCTCCCTCGCCGATGACGCCTGCATCAAAGCAGCTTTGGAGTTGCTGCGGTAGCGAGGTCACATGGTATCCACCAAGCAGGACAGGGATTGCGAGGTGTTTTTTTATCTTTCTGGCATGTTCCAGAGCTGCGTTGAAGCATTGGGAAACAGAGCTGATCCCGACCAGATCCGGTTTCTGGAGGAAGATGTCATTGATGTCGGCCGTGATGTCTACCGTGACATCGGGTAGATGTTTTTCCACGTAGGAGGCAAGATAGCCGATCCCGAGCGGAAGTTGCCTTTTGTGTAGCTCGTCCTCTTTGAGCGATGTAACAAGGAGTGTGATCTTCATGTGGTGTGTCGGCCCCCGGTTTCCCATGTTGTTATAGCTTTCAGGTCTGAGGGAACAGTACAGTAAAATACATATGTTGTTTCTTCGACATGGTATAGGGCAATGTCGCGGGAGAGCCGGTCAAGGAATCCGGTGATTTCATACCGGGGATTTTTGTAGTCATGCCACACGATAAACCCTCTCTTGCCACCTCTGAGCATTTTGAAGGCTTGCTCTGTGTCCGAGGCAACCACATCGATATGGTGTCCGCCGTCGATGAGGATGAAGTCGATCTGTCCGGTGAACCGCGAAAGATCCATTGTGGTGGAATCCCCATGGAGTTCCTTGATACGTCCGGCCTCTGCCAGCCCGTGGAACATTTTCTCTCCTTGCCTGCCGGTGGCGAAGTTCTTTTTTTCAAAGTCATCAAGAGGTGTCTTGGCGGTTATTTCGTCGAGGTCGACAGTGAAAACTGTGGCCTTGCTGTTGAGCGCAAGAAGGGTGGTCGTTTCCCCGATATAGGTGCCGAACTCAAAAATGGTTTCCGGCCGACCAAGTTTCACGAGCGCCGTCAGAATAGCCCGCTCCAGCATGGAGGTGAGAGAGTGTTTGCCCGGCAGGGGAATGGTGGCCAATTTTTCGTTCTCGTCAAGAAGGTCGAAGATGGTGTGTGGTCGTAAGCAATGCATCGCTGTCCTGGGTGGTTGTCTGGTCGTCCATGAAGGTAGTCGATTCTGGTCCGGGGCGTTGGAAGACCCCTGGCTCCGGCAAGACGCTGTTACCGCATCAGGTCACAGGCCAGATCAGCATACCGGTTGATTTCTGTTCTGGCCCGGTCGATCTTGTTTCGGACCGCCGCGGATACGGAAATTTTGTTTCGCATCAGGTCCTCTGTTTTATGGATAATGGTTTCCGGAAGAAGGTGATCCAGAGAAATGCAGTAGTTGTCACAGCCGATGAAATCCATGAAGCTTGTTACCTTGGGATGGTAGCTAATGGCCACCGATGGTACCCCTTGGATCGCCGCATAGACATTGGCATGCAGCCGGGTACAAATGGCGAGGTTGCAGTTTCTGTAGAGCGCCAGGGATTCGTCAACAGACAGGTGGTCGTCGACTCTGAGTACAGAATCATGGTGCTGCATTCGCCCGGAAATGGCCCGGGCCACGGTCCGGTCGTCCTGTTCAGGGGCGCCATGCTCGTAGGTGCAATGCGGAATGAAGAGCATGTTGACGTTGAAATGTTCGATCAGTTGATCAAGGGATGAGGCCATCGTGTCAATATATCGTTGGTAATCCATCCCCATCTGTCTGGTTACCGCCCGAACAGAAACCGCGAAGACCTGTCTTTCGCCCCCGCTGCAGCCGGTTGGGAACGGGTGGCGAGGCCGGGAGCCGGGATCAAGGCCCAGAACAGGATCCGGCAGCAGGTGTATTTCACCCTTATGATCAAGTGATCGGAGGTATTGCAGGCTCCCTTGGTCCCGTACCGTGATGATATCTGCCAGTTTCGCGGCCAGCCGTGTCATTCTGCAACCGAGATCCGTTGTCAGGGGACCGATGGAGATGCCGAACCAGAGTACAGGGGTGTCTGTCATCTGGGCCATGAGGGTGAGAATAACAAAATAGGGTATGGGGCCTTTGAGCAGGTCTATCGTGTAGTCGACAAAGGCATTGCCTGCACCAAGAATCAGGAGATCGGCGCGTTCAATCTGCCGGAGCAGGGAGTGCAGGTGGCGCCGGTCGTCGTCGTGGTTAAAGCCCTGAAACCATTTTCCCAGACCAGCCGCTCTGCTCTCGTATTCAAAATTGGGCAGAACCTCGAGTCCATAGGGCGCATACAGTTTTTCCGAGGCGTGGCGGCAAAGCACCACCCCTTCCAGGTGCTGGTGGCGACGCTGAAGCTCCCGGTACAGGACCAGGAGGGCGGCATCGTCGCCCTGGCTGCGAATACCGTACGCTCCGGCAAACAGAACTCTTTTGGCCATTGGTCACTCCGCTTGATGTATGTCGGAATCCTGAGCAGGTTGTTGAAAAACCGCTGCGCTCGATGATACTGCGCCAAAATCCAAGGTCTAGTGCTTCACAACACGCTCATACGCAAGAACCTTTCGCTTGCGTCCGTAGAGGTTGATGAAATATTTTCTGTCCTGCTTCCGGTACTTGCCGGCCAGGGGTGAAGAAGTCCTGGTTCCATCTGATCCCGGGAAACGAAAATGTGAGCCTGTTTGTGATCTGTTGCATAAAACATTGCGTCGTCTCTTGGATTGCTGACATGGCATTGCCAAGTATTAGTAAGGTTGGTCCTGGTTTGCAATTTAAATATGCATATTTATTCTGTGAAATTAATAAGTTGCCACTTAGTTTCTTTTTGCGGGTCCAACATGCATGGCGTCTCCTTGAGCCGGAACAGACAGCGGAAAGGTACTCCGGGAAAGCGTACCGCTGCCGCGTCGCGGATGTCCTCAAGCAAGGTCCGGTTACCCACGCCCGCCAGAATCAGCCGGGGGGCGAGATTCTCAAGGGCGTGGTCGTCCAGGATGGAGGCCGCCAACAGCTTGTGGTTCTGCTTGGCGGGGTTGGCGTCATACACGCACAGCCGGGCCTGCAACTCCACAGGCAGGTACTGTAGAACGCCAAGCAGGTCAACTCCTGCACCCCAGACGAGCACGCCGTCAGCCGCGGGCGCATCGTTTTCCAACAGGGCGGCCAGTTCGGCAGCAGCCCGGCGAGAGGATCGTTCCTGGCGGTCAAGCTGGCGGGCGAACAGCTTTCCGGCATCCAGACCCCTGTGGCGACCAGGCATAGGCAGGGATAGCGGCCTACGTCCCGGTCCGACAGATGCACGACGGCCAGTCCTCGTTCGGTGATAGCCGAGGCCAGGCCCGGACCCGTAAAGTGGTGGAGGTGGGTGGTGTGGATGTTCTGGCCGATATGGTAGCCGCCGTCTGATGCCAGCAGCAGGGAGGAGGGCACCTCCAGTAGCAGCCATCCGCTGTCGGCGACGAATCCCGCCAACTGGTCCAGGAACAAGGCGGGGTCGTGCACGTGTTCCAGGACGTGGCGGCAGATCACCAGGTCGCAGGAGGCCGGTTCCAGCTCTCCTGATGCCACCAGGTCGGCAAGGGTGCCGTGGATAATGCGGTGGGACGAGTATCTGTCGTTGGCGCTCGGCGCCGGCTCCAGGCCAACGGTCTCCAGTCCCCAGCGAGCAGCAACCAGGTCCAGGAGTGCTCCGTCGGCGCAGCCGACTTCCAGGCAACGGCCGCTGGTGAGCCCCGTTGTCTTCTGCAGCAGATCCAGGCGATCCTCCAGTACCGGGGTTTTGTAAGCCGTAGTTTCGGCCACTGTCCGAGGCGGCGGGGTGTTCGCGTAATAGCGGTCCAGCGCAGATGCCGTCGGCAGGGGATGCTGAGATACAGTGCCACAGTGGTCGCAGACCAGATAGGTCGCGGTAAGATGTTGCAGGGCCCGGGCCAGCTGCCGGTCGTCCATGACCGGCAGAACCTGGGTCCCTGCTTCGGTGCGTCCGCGAGCTCCGCACAGGGGGCAGAGTGAGGATCCAGGCATCAGAAGCCCTCCTCCCGTGGTGTATGGCCGGTTCCGATTTTCAGCTCCAGTTCCCTGGTCACCGCCAACAGGAGATATATGGCGGAATCTGTCAGTGAAGATAAAACACTGTTTTTCATAACTTATGAATAGCCCTGATTGGCTCTGGTGGGCAACAGTTGAATTCACATCTGGAAAACCCTTTCACCCTTTGTGCCGATAAAATGTGGTCCTTGATACAGACATGGCTTGGCAAGCTGTTTTCGTGCCAGCTGTGCTGTTCAGGGAGGTGAAGCGTCCACCATCTCATTTCTCCGTTGTTTCCTTGACTCGTACTCTTGCAGGGTTCGCAAGTTATAGGCGCCTGTAAAGCGCTTTCTGGGCTTTTTCCATCATCTCTGGATCGGGGATGGGACGACGGATTTTGCTGATGGTTGACCATCGTCCACAGAAGGAATTCTAGTCGCCCTACGGGCTCCTTTCGCTCTTCCCATGGGTGACGTTGTTTGATTTTGCATGGACTCGGGGTGTAATGGTACAGTTTTCATGGTGATTACTCCTGCCCGCCCTCCACTAATTTCTCAAGGGGCAGGTGACACTTTCTCATTGGCACAGAGGGTTCTGATCCATCGTAGAGGGTGGTTTCACAGATGGTCGCGGGTGGAGGCAAGGGGACGCAGTCCGTCATCGGGATCCCGGCGCCAGGCGCGATCAGGCTCTTCCGAGGGCATAACCTTTTTTCCGGGGGCACCATCAGCCTCCATGCCGAGCCGGATCGTTTCGATCACCTCTGTGGCTTTTTGCGGAAGCCAGCAATGGCCCAGGGGTATTCGGCACCCTGACCATCGATATCGAGATGGAATTCTATCATGGATGCCTTCCATCTGTGCACGGCCCGGTACATCACGGCTGGCGATACACTGTGATCAGACCATCCGACCCGGCAACCGAAATGTTGCCGGAGTGTTTCGATGACCGCCAGGTTGCACTGGTCCACGGGCGTCGGGTAGGCGGAGACGCAGTGAAGGAGTGTGAGGTCCCGACAGTCCGCCGCCTGCAATGTCGTGACCGCCTCGTCTATTTCCTCCATGGTCGCCATGCCGGTGGAGAGAACAACGGGTTTGCCGGTCTTGGCGCAGGCGATCAGGAGATCTTTCCAGAGCAGCTCGTAGGAGGCGATCTTGTAGAAGCTGACAAACGGGGCGAGTTCGTTCACCGCTTCCAGGTAGAAGGGCGTACATGAAAATGCAATATCATGTTCCGCGCATTTTTCATGGAGAAGGGGAAGAAATTCGGTGGGTAATTCCCACTGTTTTCTTTTTCTGTGTTCCGCGCTTAGCTGCAGCACAGAGGGGGCAAAGAGCTTGTCGATCCGGAACAGCTGAAATTTAACCGCCGCACATCCTATTTGGGCAGCTGTCTCGATAAAGCGATAACAGCGCCCGAGATTCTGATTGTGGTTGCTGGATACCTCGGCGATAAATGTGACAGTCATGCGCAGGGTTGCTTCAGGAGAGAGTTTATCTTACGGACAATGTTGGAGGTGCCGTCCTCAATGACCTGTCCTGTTTTCTCGACCAGGGCCTGATTGATGACCCTGGAAAGTTCGTCCTGCTTTGCATCGGTGGGTACCACGATCTCCCTGAGACCGGTCTGCCTGTAAAAGCATCGGGCATCGCGGCAATGGGCAGCGGAAAACGCCCAGGTTACCGGGTAGGTGCCCAGGGCAAGGGCCTCGTAAAAAGAAACGCCAAATCCGCTTAAAAACACACGGCTTCTCGCCATAAGATAATGGAAATCAGGACGTTGCCCCTCAATGATGTGAACAGTAAGATCAGTTGCTGCAGAAAATTTCTTGATGATATCTCTTTGCCACTCGTGATGCAGGTACGTCAGGAGATCAATGTTTTTGGGAATCTTCCGGTCCGTCAGTCTGCTGATTTCCCTGCGAAGAATCACATAGTCGCGTCCTGCAAGAATTTCAGGTTTCCCATCAGCGGACTGACTGTCGGGAACTTGTCCTGTAACACCAGGAATAATGACAAGGTCCGCTTCCCTGGTCCAGTCATCAAGCCGGTCGATGATTACGACCCTTGAACTTTCGGGAAGCCTCTGCCTCCACCCCGGTGGCAGGTTGTTCTGGCAGTTCAGATCCAGAATAACCAGGTCATAGGAGGCAAGCCAGGCGGTATTCCCGGGGGCGGAGAGACCAAGGAGTTCGACGGGATTTTTTCCATTGTACATTGGCAGGGATGCGGAGCGGTCTGTCGCGTCTTTATCCTTTGGCAGTACCCGGAGTCCGACCGCCTCCAGGGAGTTTGTCGCCTCCAGGTCGGTTACCAGGAAGGTGACCGACCATCCAAGCCGTTCCGTGATCTGCAACGCCAATTCACGGCTCCGCATGAGATGCCCGTATCCGTATTTTTCACCGGCATCTACCACCATGAGGACCTTCCTGTCGATTTCTCCCACACCTTTCTGGTGGACATGGCTGTTGATGCTTACAAGGGATTGATCCTGCCGCAGGAGGTTGACGACCGCAGGGAGGCTGTAGGTGGAGCCGCTGGCTGCAAGGGTGTTGTGCACTACATTATGAAATTCAAGATCTGCCCAGGTATCTATGGAATAACGATGATGAAACGGGGCATAGAGGTCCTTTTGAAGCGCGATTCTGTGACAGGTAAAAAGGTCAGGACGTTGGTGGAGGATCGGAAAATGGTGTTCCTTCAGAGCCGGCCGGTCCGACAGGTCATCGGCACGCTGCCAGGTCTTGATCCGGGCAACCGAGATACCCTGCAAGGCCGGCGGGTGCCCCTGGCTGTCTGGTTTGGCTGCGACAAAGTCTGCCTCCGGGTGGCATTTGAGTGACGAGACCAGTTGATCGATGGCAGGGGCATGGATCAATGGGCAGTCGCCACTGACAAGCACGCATATCTCCGCGGAGAATTTTTCAGCTGCCCGCCGCAACCGGGTAGTTACATGGTTGACGCCTCCAGGATAACTGTAGGTGGATATGCCCTGCTTGTCGCTCCAGGAGAGAAGGGGGCCGTTTTCTGGCTCCGCAGAGGTGGCCAGGACTATTTTGTCGACTTGCCGACATCTCCTGAGTTCCTCCAAAAGCCACTCGAGGAGCATTTTGCGCCCGATTTTTCTAAACTGCTTTCCAGGAAGCCTGGACGATCCGAGACGGGCCACAATAAAGGCCACTGTTCGTTCCTGCTTAAACGTGTCCCTGCTGCTCTCCTGCATCCCTGCTCAGCTCAAGTTTTGATGTTGGATTGTTAGTGGAAAGTTGAAGCCGGGACTACATCACGCACCGTCAATTGTCTTCCGCGAATTTTTGCCTGACCCGCTGCCCGGTACTTCATTCCATCGCGTTCTTTTTTTATTTCCTGGATGCCTCCACCTTGGGCAGCGGAGTCCGGACATCATAGGGTGAATTTTCCAGTATCACCTGCACTGCCCGGTTGCTTTCAGGGGCAAAGAAGAGAGGGGCTGCCAGGTTCAGAGTGATCTCCTGGTTCGGATGCACGGTGACGATGGCCAGGATAAAGAGCTTGTCGTCCTTGCCCGCTTTCAGCCTTTTCAGGATCTCTTCTCCAGGTTCGGGTACCCCATAGTCGAGGAAGAAATTGGTCGGGTCGGTCACCACAAAGGCGAACTCCGGATTGTCCACGCACTGGATCCAGAACAGGGGACCTTCCTTCTTGTTGGGCATGACTATGAAGTGGTGGAGGTCTTCGAGTCCCACCAGGCCTTCTGGGAAATAAATAGTGTTTTCCGGGTCGTATTCCACCTCGCCAAAGCGGGTCATTATTTTCTTGAGCGTCATTTTTTTACCGTCCTGGTTGCAAGAGAATCACTGAGGATGTTGAGGTCCGTAATATCCCAGCGGGCAGCTTCAATGTTTTCCTGGCAGATACGGTCATAGACTTCCTGCCGGTAAATCTTGGTTTCCCGGGGCGCTTCTATGCCGATCCGGATGCCGCCTCCCTTGGCTTCTATGATCTTAACAACGATATTGTCGCCGATGACGATACCTTCACCGGGTTTTCTGGTCAGAACCAGCATAATTAGGTTACTCCTGTGTCACCTCAGTTCCAGGTGTTGGTCTTGTATTTCTGGTACGAGCAGCAGCGGGGTTGTGTATGGTCGGCAGGGTCGTTGATGATTCCCGAAACCAGAACGATGGAGTCTGAAAGTCTGCCTGCTCCACGAAATCGTTGTTCCCAGGTGGTAACATACCGGTGGAGAGGTTCTGCCGGGGCCTGCGTGTCTGTGGCCGGTTGCGCGATGCGGCCGTTTACCGTCTGCTTTGATATTGTCCGTTTTTTCATGTCCTTGCAGTATG encodes:
- a CDS encoding ATP-grasp domain-containing protein; translated protein: MAEKEQQARQTILLLGASADQIFAIRTARSMGLRVLVVDRQATSPGFKLADDHAQISTTDIPALKRLIDRYQRDKGPIAGVLVMGSDIPQVVCELASYLGTPHIPMRSAKLSTNKYLMKRCFADHGVPVPWFRAIHSLDELIQTVEQQGYPLVLKPVDRSGARGVFYLNRGCDLKVLYEQSRALSFTGQVMVEEFLPGLQISTETVMWQGRAHTPGFADRNYEMLHRYAPNIIENGGWVPSRVTSGQRQAVERLVEQAALALGVENGVVKGDVVLTPEGPRMIEMATRLSGGDFSESLIPLGCGVNIVVAAINIAIGREPDLDLLRPRFQKGVVNRYFFPEPGTLIRIEGAENVRRQPWLHKLEFWYQPGDRVPPVQSHADRFGVFVICANTREEAEDHADWVYRTIKIVTSTP
- a CDS encoding SDR family NAD(P)-dependent oxidoreductase — its product is MRLKDKVAVITGGSRGIGREIALAFAREGCRIVVNYISRVDLADETVKTIEAAGSRAMAIRADISRRPEVREMFCRAIDEFGRIDILVNNAGINRRGWFEEATDEDWDRIMEVNLKGPFICSQEVFPYMKRQQSGRIINISSVAGQYHGPKTVHYAVSKAGLNSLTKVIARYGAEHNILVNAVAPGIMWTDQTADELASPAGQKIIDMTLVKRPGQLQDVSSTCILLASDEQNYITGQVISVSGGAYLG
- a CDS encoding B12-binding domain-containing radical SAM protein — encoded protein: MKITLLVTSLKEDELHKRQLPLGIGYLASYVEKHLPDVTVDITADINDIFLQKPDLVGISSVSQCFNAALEHARKIKKHLAIPVLLGGYHVTSLPQQLQSCFDAGVIGEGETTFLNLVRLLQDEGAFSPSSLRHIPGICYHDESGTVKITEPVEPLSSIDLLPYPKRNISPGAKNIFQFSSRGCIYRCKFCASSRHWRKFRPHSAAYFVQELKYLQKTYDATSIHLLDDLFFADPKRVREIVTMMRTEGLSDQFRFDSFISSNLASRDILLMAREMGFTSIKFGGETGSDRLLKEIKGPHASVAHHQRCINLCRELGLDVRASFIFGSPGETEEDLELTYQFLKRNKGVLKIHGFYLTMPIPGTPYWDLAMQKGLVSEDMDWSRLNIDYLKKESFDLEKAIYLNEENVSRTTLKHYFETFRKEFEFFQG
- a CDS encoding class I SAM-dependent methyltransferase, with protein sequence MHCLRPHTIFDLLDENEKLATIPLPGKHSLTSMLERAILTALVKLGRPETIFEFGTYIGETTTLLALNSKATVFTVDLDEITAKTPLDDFEKKNFATGRQGEKMFHGLAEAGRIKELHGDSTTMDLSRFTGQIDFILIDGGHHIDVVASDTEQAFKMLRGGKRGFIVWHDYKNPRYEITGFLDRLSRDIALYHVEETTYVFYCTVPSDLKAITTWETGGRHTT
- a CDS encoding polysaccharide pyruvyl transferase family protein, translated to MAKRVLFAGAYGIRSQGDDAALLVLYRELQRRHQHLEGVVLCRHASEKLYAPYGLEVLPNFEYESRAAGLGKWFQGFNHDDDRRHLHSLLRQIERADLLILGAGNAFVDYTIDLLKGPIPYFVILTLMAQMTDTPVLWFGISIGPLTTDLGCRMTRLAAKLADIITVRDQGSLQYLRSLDHKGEIHLLPDPVLGLDPGSRPRHPFPTGCSGGERQVFAVSVRAVTRQMGMDYQRYIDTMASSLDQLIEHFNVNMLFIPHCTYEHGAPEQDDRTVARAISGRMQHHDSVLRVDDHLSVDESLALYRNCNLAICTRLHANVYAAIQGVPSVAISYHPKVTSFMDFIGCDNYCISLDHLLPETIIHKTEDLMRNKISVSAAVRNKIDRARTEINRYADLACDLMR
- a CDS encoding cytidylyltransferase domain-containing protein, which translates into the protein MQESSRDTFKQERTVAFIVARLGSSRLPGKQFRKIGRKMLLEWLLEELRRCRQVDKIVLATSAEPENGPLLSWSDKQGISTYSYPGGVNHVTTRLRRAAEKFSAEICVLVSGDCPLIHAPAIDQLVSSLKCHPEADFVAAKPDSQGHPPALQGISVARIKTWQRADDLSDRPALKEHHFPILHQRPDLFTCHRIALQKDLYAPFHHRYSIDTWADLEFHNVVHNTLAASGSTYSLPAVVNLLRQDQSLVSINSHVHQKGVGEIDRKVLMVVDAGEKYGYGHLMRSRELALQITERLGWSVTFLVTDLEATNSLEAVGLRVLPKDKDATDRSASLPMYNGKNPVELLGLSAPGNTAWLASYDLVILDLNCQNNLPPGWRQRLPESSRVVIIDRLDDWTREADLVIIPGVTGQVPDSQSADGKPEILAGRDYVILRREISRLTDRKIPKNIDLLTYLHHEWQRDIIKKFSAATDLTVHIIEGQRPDFHYLMARSRVFLSGFGVSFYEALALGTYPVTWAFSAAHCRDARCFYRQTGLREIVVPTDAKQDELSRVINQALVEKTGQVIEDGTSNIVRKINSLLKQPCA
- a CDS encoding flagellar assembly protein FliW; translated protein: MTLKKIMTRFGEVEYDPENTIYFPEGLVGLEDLHHFIVMPNKKEGPLFWIQCVDNPEFAFVVTDPTNFFLDYGVPEPGEEILKRLKAGKDDKLFILAIVTVHPNQEITLNLAAPLFFAPESNRAVQVILENSPYDVRTPLPKVEASRK
- the csrA gene encoding carbon storage regulator CsrA, with protein sequence MLVLTRKPGEGIVIGDNIVVKIIEAKGGGIRIGIEAPRETKIYRQEVYDRICQENIEAARWDITDLNILSDSLATRTVKK